The Puntigrus tetrazona isolate hp1 chromosome 3, ASM1883169v1, whole genome shotgun sequence genome contains a region encoding:
- the apnl gene encoding actinoporin-like protein → MTESAEAAAANVSSKRHATIEITNLTNNYCLLNPKVYLESGETFNPPQPTVRPLKTEVCTFSKTSTQATGSVGVMTYDLFERSRNDYIETLAVMFSVPWDYNLYKNWFAVGIYPKGKECDQALYKEMYFQKNQQGFVREEANGSGINFEGRSLDIRATMCPLGRAIIKLEVWDKLLTPLSQQVC, encoded by the exons ATGACTGAGTCTGCTGAGGCTGCCGCTGCCAACGTGAGCAGCAAGAGACACGCCACCATAGAGATCACCAACCTGACAAACAACTACTGCCTCCTCAACCCAAA GGTCTATCTTGAGAGTGGTGAAACGTTCAATCCACCTCAGCCCACAGTGCGCCCCCTCAAGACCGAAGTATGCACTTTCAGCAAGACCAGCACTCAGGCTACCGGCAGTGTGGGGGTTATGACCTACGACCTGTTTGAGCGAAGCAGAAATGACTACATTGAGACCCTGGCCGTCATGTTTTCTGTCCCCTGGGACTACAATCTGTATAAGAATTGGTTTGCAGTAGGCATCTACCCGAAAGGAAAGGAGTGTGACCAGGCCCTCTATAAAGAAATGTACTTTCAGAAGAACCAGCAGGGCTTTGTGAGGGAGGAGGCCAATGGTTCAGGCATTAATTTTGAGGGAAGATCTTTGGACATAAGAGCCACCATGTGTCCATTAGGCAGGGCTATCATAAAACTGGAGGTGTGGGACAAGCTGCTGACTCCTTTAAGTCAGCAGGTTTGCTGA
- the LOC122341820 gene encoding bryoporin-like — protein MQNAEAVSATINTNRNCTVEISNVSGAYCLINPKVYMSSGFSYHPPQPTIRTTRTEVCSFTKDDNTATGAVGILTYDLFHMQNRMCTERMAVLFSIPFDYHLYKNVMGIGLFESSRGCDKALYKHMYEGKDFSQFTRADAGGTGIIHRGKKIDLRATMSTVGKAIIKLEVYDKMG, from the exons ATGCAGAACGCAGAAGCCGTGTCAGCAACTATAAACACTAATAGGAACTGTACAGTGGAGATCAGCAATGTTAGCGGTGCTTACTGCCTTATCAATCCAAA AGTGTACATGTCCAGTGGTTTCAGTTATCATCCACCCCAACCCACCATCCGCACCACCAGGACCGAGGTTTGCTCATTCACTAAAGATGACAACACTGCCACCGGGGCTGTGGGTATCTTGACCTATGACCTCTTCCACATGCAAAACCGTATGTGCACTGAGCGTATGGCCGTTCTGTTCTCTATCCCCTTCGACTACCACCTCTACAAGAACGTGATGGGCATTGGGTTATTTGAAAGCAGCCGTGGATGTGACAAGGCCCTGTACAAGCACATGTATGAGGGGAAGGACTTCAGCCAGTTCACCCGTGCAGATGCGGGGGGAACTGGAATCATACACAGAGGAAAGAAAATAGACTTAAGGGCCACCATGTCTACTGTGGGCAAGGCTATTATTAAGCTAGAGGTCTATGACAAGATGGGCTAA